A single region of the Oncorhynchus gorbuscha isolate QuinsamMale2020 ecotype Even-year unplaced genomic scaffold, OgorEven_v1.0 Un_scaffold_2:::fragment_4:::debris, whole genome shotgun sequence genome encodes:
- the LOC124017358 gene encoding RING finger protein 141 isoform X1, whose amino-acid sequence MGQQISGQAVMTRLPEKLVKHAGLVRDSGYLNYEEFLARVAELNDVTAKLAAGQQKHLIFEVQTGSDTSALWKVAVRIVCTKINKENGMVEASRIMNLYQFIQLYHDITSQAVEVLSAEGASLPSGDSCQASMWMGRVKQLTDEEECCICMDGKSDLILPCAHSFCQKCIDKWSGQSRNCPICRLQVTAANESWVMPDAPTEDDVAGYILNLADEAGHPHIP is encoded by the exons ATGGGCCAGCAGATCTCAGGCCAGGCGGTGATGACCCGTCTACCTGAGAAGCTGGTGAAGCATGCTGGGCTGGTACGCGACAGCGGCTATCTCAACTACGAGGAGTTCCTGGCCAGGGTGGCAGAGCTCAATGACGT GACGGCTAAGCTAGCAGCTGGACAGCAAAAACACCTGATCTTTGAAGTTCAGACTGGCTCGGACACCTCTGCTCTGTGGAAAGTGGCTGTGAGGATAGTTTGTACCAAG ATCAACAAAGAGAATGGGATGGTGGAGGCGTCTCGCATCATGAACCTGTATCAGTTCATCCAGCTGTACCATGACATCACCAGTCAGGCAGTGGAGGTGCTGTCAGCAGAGGGCGCCAGCCTCCCGTCAGGGGACTCCTGCCAGGCCAGCATGTGGATGGGCAG GGTGAAGCAGTTAACTGATGAGGAGGAGTGCTGCATCTGCATGGATGGTAAATCTGACCTCATTCTGCCCTGTGCTCACAGCTTCTGTCAAAAGTGCATTGACAAGTG GAGTGGGCAGAGCAGGAATTGTCCGATATGCCGCTTGCAAGTGACCGCTGCCAATGAGTCGTGGGTGATGCCTGATGCCCCTACAGAGGACGACGTAGCTGGCTATATCCTCAACCTGGCTGACGAGGCAGGCCATCCGCACATACCTTAA
- the LOC124017358 gene encoding RING finger protein 141 isoform X2, whose translation MGQQISGQAVMTRLPEKLVKHAGLVRDSGYLNYEEFLARVAELNDVTAKLAAGQQKHLIFEVQTGSDTSALWKVAVRIVCTKINKENGMVEASRIMNLYQFIQLYHDITSQAVEVLSAEGASLPSGDSCQASMWMGRVKQLTDEEECCICMDGKSDLILPCAHSFCQKCIDKWTYVTPRQLFHINILNDASCILFPLNEPGSFYTLFLLV comes from the exons ATGGGCCAGCAGATCTCAGGCCAGGCGGTGATGACCCGTCTACCTGAGAAGCTGGTGAAGCATGCTGGGCTGGTACGCGACAGCGGCTATCTCAACTACGAGGAGTTCCTGGCCAGGGTGGCAGAGCTCAATGACGT GACGGCTAAGCTAGCAGCTGGACAGCAAAAACACCTGATCTTTGAAGTTCAGACTGGCTCGGACACCTCTGCTCTGTGGAAAGTGGCTGTGAGGATAGTTTGTACCAAG ATCAACAAAGAGAATGGGATGGTGGAGGCGTCTCGCATCATGAACCTGTATCAGTTCATCCAGCTGTACCATGACATCACCAGTCAGGCAGTGGAGGTGCTGTCAGCAGAGGGCGCCAGCCTCCCGTCAGGGGACTCCTGCCAGGCCAGCATGTGGATGGGCAG GGTGAAGCAGTTAACTGATGAGGAGGAGTGCTGCATCTGCATGGATGGTAAATCTGACCTCATTCTGCCCTGTGCTCACAGCTTCTGTCAAAAGTGCATTGACAAGTG GACCTATGTGACTCCTCGTCAGCTGTTTCATATCAACATTTTGAATGACGCTTCCTGTATATTGTTCCCTCTTAATGAACCTGGTAGCTTTTATACTTTATTTTTGCTGGTCTGA